A region from the Onychostoma macrolepis isolate SWU-2019 chromosome 18, ASM1243209v1, whole genome shotgun sequence genome encodes:
- the ppfibp2a gene encoding liprin-beta-2 isoform X8 has protein sequence MYFSHHDQNTQALSHALSHVSVPAREELLNRSSLESQKLGLMEEVSCLKLKLGNMEEKHIKSTERQHKAESVVNLISELQEQMCRIRQEISSKIQEKPAEMVPQEGCGSEPAHASLTEPKPANLIQELEMLKHRVDELEQEKMQYEQKLKVTQAEIMSLQHLLSCKNSDIESLQAQLLSRAPVSVDSAEREEIYRRRLNTKHQELQRLKTGMESLIAANDEKDRRIEELTFLLSKFRQMNDIMTLVQADPEDKSAEMSSEDGKQNGTVKMKTLTHKAHAELTFSSSSPLLFSSVSSQKDANPSMEDFEGSSAQKAVDGKLVEPVLSEETRPADNKHPTRPAVLSHPEKGESEASDTSDQRTPESKDEDINLRITEKMKDTTNSDLSSVSSGVDSGQQSPVLQENVKNSSIRKLWGKMKRTGVLSDDIEPTQFKRGGFRATAGPRLTRTPDSGRSSRAHTPFSKWTTEQVCGWLEDIDLGQYVSLARQWVDSGQTLLSATPQELEKEICIKHPLHRKKLQLALRAFSNKTMEKSSELDHIWVTRWLDDIGLPQYKDQFYESKVDGRMLQYLTVNDLLFLKVTSQLHHLSIKCAIHVLHVNKFNPNCLRRRPGDENKTSPSEVVQWSNHRVMEWLRSVDLAEYAPNLRGSGVHGGLIILEPRFQSETLAMLLNIPPQKTLLRRHLTTNFNSLVGPQAQQEKKEFANASGHAPLTTTAKVRPKKLGFTHFRQLRKLRMDESADYICPMDTGTPPTLSGTPKRPYGSFRGISPILAKDSDRLEQVGSKN, from the exons AGTGTAGTGAATCTGATTAGTGAGCTTCAGGAGCAGATGTGTAGGATTCGGCAGGAGATCTCTAGTAAGATCCAAGAGAAGCCAGCGGAGATGGTCCCACAGGAAGGTTGTGGCAGTGAGCCAGCACATGCCTCTCTGACTGAGCCAAAGCCAGCG AACCTGATTCAGGAGCTCGAGATGCTCAAGCATCGAGTTGACGAGCTGGAACAGGAGAAGATGCAGTACGAGCAGAAGCTCAAAGTGACACAG GCAGAGATCATGAGTTTACAGCATCTGTTGAGCTGTAAGAACTCTGATATAGAGAGTCTACAGGCTCAGCTGCTCTCCAGAGCTCCAGTGTCTGTAGACAGCGCAGAAAGAG AGGAGATATACAGAAGGAGACTCAACACCAAAC ATCAGGAGCTACAAAGGCTGAAGACAGGAATGGAATCGCTTATTGCAGCTAATGATGAAAAG gatCGTCGAATAGAAGAGCTCACTTTCCTCCTCAGCAAGTTCAGACAAATGAATGACATCATGACTTTAGTTCAAG CAGACCCAGAAGACAAATCAGCAGAGATGAGCAGCGAAGATGGAAAACAGAACGGGACTGTAAAGATGAAGACTTTAACACATAAAGCTCAtgctgag TTGACCTTTAGTAGCTCATCTCCTCTGCTGTTTTCTTCAGTTTCTTCTCAGAAAGATGCAAACCCCAG TATGGAAGACTTTGAAGGCAGCTCAGCACAAAAG GCCGTGGATGGGAAACTGGTAGAGCCTGTTCTTTCAGAGGAG ACTCGACCAGCTGATAACAAACATCCGACACGCCCAGCAGTGTTGAGTCACCCAGAGAAGGGAGAGAGTGAGGCGAGTGACACATCAGACCAGAGGACACCAGAGAGCAAGGATGAAGACATCAACCTTA GAATTACAGAGAAAATGAAGGACACAACCAATTCTGACCTTTCTTCAGTGTCTTCTGGAGTTGACTCTGGCCAGCAGTCTCCTGTGTTACAAGAAAACGTCAAAAATAGCAGCATACGCAAACTTTGGGGAAA GATGAAGAGGACAGGTGTGCTGTCAGATGACATTGAGCCCACTCAGTTCAAAAGAGGAGGGTTCAGGGCCACAGCTGGGCCTCGGCTAACACGGACCCCTGATTCTGGACGCTCATCCCG TGCACACACACCTTTCTCTAAGTGGACGACGGAGCAGGTGTGTGGTTGGCTGGAGGACATTGATTTGGGGCAGTATGTCAGTTTGGCACGTCAGTGGGTGGACAGCGGACAAACCCTCCTCTCTGCCACTCCGCAGGAGCTTGAGAAg GAGATTTGTATTAAACATCCTCTGCACAGAAAAAAGCTGCAATTGGCCCTCAGAGCTTTTAGCAACAAGACGATGGAGAAATCTTCAGAACTGGATCACATCTGGGTTACAC GTTGGCTTGATGACATCGGTTTACCACAGTACAAAGATCAGTTCTATGAAAGCAAAGTCGATGGCCGCATGCTACAGTACCTAACAGTG AATGATCTCTTGTTCTTGAAAGTCACCAGTCAGCTCCATCACTTGAGCATTAAATGTGCCATCCATGTCCTCCACGTTAACAAGTTTAACCCAAACTGCCTGAGACGCAGGCCAGGGGATGAA aaTAAGACATCTCCCTCTGAGGTGGTGCAGTGGTCCAACCATCGTGTGATGGAGTGGTTGAGGTCTGTGGATTTGGCTGAATATGCTCCAAACCTTAGAGGCAGCGGCGTTCATGGAGGCCTAATT ATCCTGGAGCCTCGCTTTCAGTCAGAGACCTTGGCCATGCTGCTCAACATCCCTCCACAGAAAACCCTCCTCAGACGCCACCTCACCACTAACTTTAACTCACTGGTGGGGCCTCAGGCCCAGCAGGAGAAAAAGGAGTTTGCAAATGCCAGTGGGCATGCACCACTTACCACCACTGCCAAAGTCAGG CCAAAGAAGCTTGGTTTTACTCATTTCCGACAACTAAGAAAGCTCAGAATGGATGAATCGGCAGATTATATCTGCCCCATGGATACAGGGACCCCACCAACCCTGAGTGGGACACCAAAGAGGCCTTATGGAAGCTTCAGGGGCATCAGCCCCATCCTGGCCAAAGACTCAGACAGACTGGAGCAGGTTGGGTCTAAGAACTGA